A window from Leptothermofonsia sichuanensis E412 encodes these proteins:
- a CDS encoding response regulator transcription factor — translation MEVYLGNVTVRFMLSMGQNVTEPVKLKILVVDDHEVVLGGTIDLLQRQYPHAEILTAQTVESALEQVKRQTPDLVVLDLSLPEKKGGIAQADAGIQLLKKLMQDYPTLNLIVQSTHVKALVRIKPEIDKHNGGFTVADKSLSSQEMLTRVEWALNGITHTKDIRPGRTLEVKPDWLMVLKLAFHEGLQDRAIARRMQVSERTVRHYWTKIQDVLDVYPEEDKLDGKNIRIQTEIRAREEGLID, via the coding sequence TTGGAGGTATATTTAGGCAATGTCACTGTCCGGTTTATGCTGTCCATGGGTCAAAATGTGACCGAACCTGTCAAGCTCAAAATTTTGGTGGTAGACGACCATGAGGTTGTTCTGGGCGGAACCATTGATCTGCTTCAGCGTCAGTATCCCCATGCTGAGATTCTGACGGCACAGACGGTTGAGAGTGCACTTGAGCAAGTTAAACGTCAGACCCCCGATCTGGTTGTGCTTGACCTCTCCCTGCCTGAAAAGAAAGGCGGGATAGCCCAGGCGGATGCTGGAATTCAGCTCTTGAAGAAACTCATGCAGGACTATCCGACGCTGAATTTGATTGTTCAGAGTACCCATGTTAAAGCACTGGTCCGGATCAAGCCCGAAATTGATAAGCATAATGGCGGCTTCACCGTGGCAGATAAAAGCCTCTCCAGCCAGGAAATGCTGACCCGGGTTGAATGGGCACTGAATGGGATTACCCATACCAAAGATATTCGCCCCGGACGAACCCTGGAGGTTAAACCAGACTGGCTAATGGTCCTGAAGCTGGCCTTTCATGAAGGATTGCAGGATCGGGCGATCGCCAGACGAATGCAAGTTTCAGAAAGAACGGTGCGTCACTACTGGACGAAAATTCAGGATGTCCTGGATGTTTACCCAGAGGAAGATAAACTGGATGGTAAGAACATCCGCATTCAGACGGAAATTCGAGCCAGGGAAGAAGGGCTGATTGACTGA
- a CDS encoding CHASE2 domain-containing protein: MQRNIWSRLKQTISRWRLWALPGTMVIGLVVAARLSGSLQGLELIALDAFLRSRPPEPEDDRIVLIGIDETDTRTIGYPIPEQKLVDLLNTLQTYQPTVIGLHISQNQIARVGNGTLFASLKQRQNLVVAERLLPASDQIPPPKGFSGKQVGFIDVIPDGDLHLRHMILGTLDPIDLKTYKLSLAIRLVEAYLLSRDRTLLIRNGIRDPDAIRFGRTELPRLEPDSGGYVRASMGDPEILLNFRTGARPFRLFSLNQIKTGDFDPDWLRDRILIVGITDPRIRPIIPTATVSDTNSLEIQAHTVSQIISAVLDGRLLFYTWSSGWEYVWIVGWGVLGVVLSWRIQLLTQTLPAIGVANVFLVGAGYFLLTFGGLWLPVVPALLALNLSVVFPAVYEYVYEQEKALKTRLDERQRTLEQTFNTIHNGPLQTLASLLRRMRDKTLSQEQVFSALENLNREIRGISDHLKQETLVQEDSLYLGSGVKIDLKLPIHELFYEVYSYTLDRPDFSRFKSLKVSCQFDPIEQHLLTIDQKRGLCRFLEEALCNVGKHAEGATQLSITGTQQRRWYSLKILDNGAGNHSAIAGEGTNYARQLAAQLQGRFKRTPLSPKGMLCELTFPLAHSWFWHRYRPPGKH, from the coding sequence GTGCAACGCAATATCTGGAGTCGTCTGAAACAAACCATTTCCCGATGGCGTCTGTGGGCATTGCCGGGGACGATGGTGATTGGCCTGGTGGTAGCAGCGCGGCTGTCGGGTTCTCTCCAGGGGCTGGAGTTAATTGCCCTCGATGCTTTTTTGCGGTCTCGTCCACCGGAACCTGAAGACGACCGGATTGTTCTGATTGGGATTGACGAAACCGATACCCGGACAATCGGGTATCCCATTCCAGAGCAAAAACTGGTAGACCTGCTCAACACTCTGCAAACCTATCAGCCCACCGTGATTGGACTCCACATTTCCCAAAACCAGATTGCCAGGGTAGGGAATGGAACCCTGTTTGCGTCCTTGAAGCAGCGTCAGAATCTAGTTGTAGCCGAGAGACTGCTCCCCGCGTCCGATCAGATTCCTCCACCAAAGGGATTTTCAGGTAAACAGGTCGGGTTTATCGATGTCATCCCCGATGGGGATCTCCATTTAAGGCACATGATTTTGGGAACCCTTGACCCAATCGATCTCAAAACCTACAAGTTATCCTTGGCAATCCGACTGGTTGAAGCTTATTTGCTATCCCGCGATCGCACCCTCTTAATCCGTAATGGGATCCGTGACCCGGATGCGATTCGCTTTGGCAGAACTGAGTTACCTCGCCTGGAACCAGACTCAGGCGGGTATGTGAGGGCATCGATGGGTGACCCGGAAATTTTGCTTAATTTTCGGACAGGTGCCAGGCCCTTTCGTCTATTCTCTTTGAACCAGATTAAAACTGGGGATTTTGACCCGGACTGGTTGCGCGATCGCATCCTCATCGTGGGCATCACCGATCCCAGAATTCGACCCATTATCCCCACGGCCACGGTGAGTGACACCAATTCCCTGGAAATTCAGGCCCATACGGTGAGTCAAATTATCAGCGCTGTGCTGGATGGACGCCTGCTGTTCTATACCTGGTCCAGCGGCTGGGAATATGTCTGGATCGTTGGCTGGGGCGTGCTTGGTGTGGTGCTGAGCTGGCGGATTCAGCTTCTGACACAGACCTTACCGGCGATCGGTGTGGCGAATGTCTTCTTAGTGGGAGCGGGTTATTTCCTGTTAACGTTTGGTGGGTTGTGGCTTCCAGTGGTTCCGGCATTGCTGGCTCTCAACCTGAGTGTGGTCTTTCCAGCCGTTTATGAGTATGTCTATGAGCAGGAGAAGGCACTCAAAACTCGCCTGGATGAACGCCAGCGTACCCTGGAGCAAACCTTCAATACCATTCACAACGGTCCCCTGCAAACATTAGCCAGCCTTTTGAGACGTATGCGGGATAAGACCCTGTCCCAGGAACAGGTGTTCTCAGCCCTTGAGAATCTCAATCGTGAAATTCGGGGAATTAGTGATCATCTGAAGCAAGAAACGCTGGTGCAGGAGGATAGCCTTTATCTGGGAAGTGGCGTCAAAATTGACCTCAAACTTCCGATCCATGAACTCTTTTATGAAGTCTACAGCTATACCCTGGACCGACCAGACTTTTCAAGGTTTAAATCCCTGAAAGTTTCCTGCCAGTTCGACCCGATTGAGCAACACCTGCTCACCATCGACCAGAAGCGAGGGCTATGTCGCTTTTTAGAAGAGGCATTGTGCAATGTTGGAAAACATGCAGAGGGGGCAACTCAATTGAGTATTACAGGAACCCAGCAGAGAAGGTGGTACAGCCTGAAAATTCTGGATAACGGCGCAGGCAACCACTCAGCGATCGCAGGAGAAGGTACAAACTATGCCCGCCAACTGGCCGCTCAACTGCAAGGCCGGTTTAAGAGGACCCCTCTATCTCCCAAAGGAATGCTGTGTGAACTCACCTTTCCGCTTGCCCACTCCTGGTTCTGGCATCGCTACCGCCCCCCTGGAAAGCACTGA
- the sixA gene encoding phosphohistidine phosphatase SixA, with the protein MSLELYLIRHGLAGERGTYTNDDERPLTEEGRQKTRQVARRLLDLKFQFDQILTSPLVRAKQTAEILVQAGLSQQLQTVECLAPAGQLEAWLEWLQTWQPPRNPRLALVGHEPDLSEWAEILLWGTAKGVLTLKKAGIIGLMLPDSRSPVGKSQLFWLTPPRFLIG; encoded by the coding sequence ATGTCTCTTGAACTCTACCTGATTCGCCACGGACTGGCTGGTGAACGGGGTACCTACACCAACGATGATGAACGCCCCTTAACCGAGGAGGGCAGGCAAAAGACCCGGCAGGTCGCCCGGCGCTTGCTTGATCTCAAGTTCCAGTTTGACCAGATCTTGACCAGTCCCCTGGTGCGGGCAAAACAGACCGCAGAGATTTTGGTGCAGGCCGGGCTGAGTCAGCAGTTACAAACCGTGGAATGCTTGGCTCCTGCGGGTCAGCTTGAGGCCTGGTTGGAATGGTTACAGACCTGGCAGCCCCCCAGGAACCCTCGCCTCGCCCTGGTAGGGCACGAACCTGACTTGAGTGAATGGGCAGAAATTTTGCTGTGGGGGACGGCTAAAGGGGTTCTGACACTTAAGAAAGCAGGAATCATCGGTTTAATGTTGCCAGACAGCCGCTCCCCCGTTGGTAAGAGTCAGCTATTCTGGTTGACCCCACCCCGGTTTTTGATTGGCTGA